In a genomic window of Scyliorhinus torazame isolate Kashiwa2021f chromosome 5, sScyTor2.1, whole genome shotgun sequence:
- the LOC140418562 gene encoding uncharacterized protein, producing the protein MEKPWKYGDCGKGNRAPSKLETLRRSHTGVRPFTCSQCEKAFSQLSNLQAHQRVHTGERPFTCSQCGKGFCDSSRLLRHQRVHTGEKPFTCSQCGKGFTQLPNLQRHQRVHTGERPFTCTLCGKGFTQPSNLQTHQRIHTGERPFTCTQCGKGFTQLSTLKTHQQIHTGKTLFTCFQCGKGLTRLSYLRRHQRVHTGARPFTCSQCGKAFSQLSHLRSHQRVHTGERLFTCSQCGKGFNQLSHLQRHQRVHTGERPFTCSQCGKGFNQVSTLQSHQRVHTGERPFTCSQCGKGFTQLSTLQSHQRVHTGERPFTCALCGKGFAEVSTLRRHKRVHTGERPFTCSLCGKGFTQLPNLQRHQRVHTGQRPFTCSQCGKGFTQLSHLRRHQRVHTAERPSTSQCETGLLASVHLL; encoded by the coding sequence atggagaaaccgtggaaatatggggactgtgggaagggaaacagagccccatctaagctggagactcttcgacgcagtcacactggggtgaggccattcacctgctctcagtgtgagaaggcatTCAGTCAGTTATCTAACcttcaggcacaccagcgagttcacactggggagaggccatttacctgctctcagtgtgggaaaggattctgtgattcgtcccgcctattgagacaccagcgagttcacactggggagaagccattcacctgctctcagtgtgggaagggattcactcagttacccaacctgcagagacaccagcgagttcacactggggagaggccattcacctgcactctgtgtgggaagggattcactcagccatccaatctgcagacacaccagcgaattcacactggggagaggccattcacctgcactcagtgtgggaagggattcactcagttatccaccctgaagacacaccagcaaattcataCTGGGAAGACActgttcacctgctttcagtgtgggaagggactcactcGGTTATcttacctgcggagacaccagcgagttcacactggggcgaggccgttcacctgctctcagtgtgggaaggcattcagtcagttatctcacctgcggtcacaccagcgagttcacactggggagaggctgttcacctgctctcagtgtgggaagggattcaatcagttatctcacctgcagagacaccagcgagttcacactggggagaggccattcacctgctctcagtgtgggaagggattcaatcaggtatccaccctgcagtcacaccagcgagttcacactggggagaggccattcacctgctctcagtgtgggaagggattcactcagttatccaccctacagtcacaccagcgagttcacactggggagaggccattcacctgcgctctctgtgggaaaggatttgctgaagtatccaccctgcggagacacaagcgagttcacactggggagaggccattcacctgctctctgtgtgggaagggattcactcagttacccaacctgcagagacaccagcgagttcacactgggcagaggccattcacctgctctcagtgtgggaagggattcactcagttatcccacctgcggagacaccagcgggttcacactgcggagaggccgtccacctctcaatgtgagacagGATTGCTTGCTTCAGTGCACCTGCTTTGA